A single genomic interval of Flavihumibacter rivuli harbors:
- a CDS encoding NAD(P)H-dependent glycerol-3-phosphate dehydrogenase, which produces MRLGIIGSGSWATALAKIVTDNDHALHWWVRNDHIRQHLMFRRHNPQYLSSATFNTSKLMISTDIHEVVESSDCIIIAVPSAYLVDTLGSLPRDCFRDKWVVSAVKGILPEQNILLNEYMEREYGVELGNYFTIMGPCHAEEVANEKLSYLTFSGLDELKAARIAECFNSYYINTVVNEDVIGVQYAAVLKNIYALGAGIAHGLEYGDNFQSVLIANCADEMAGFLRKVGIKHVEVGIHDGEDPVTHKKAANYAASVYMGDLLVTCYSLFSRNRTFGNMIGKGYSVMSAQLEMNMVAEGYNASKCMYVINQEVKADMPIAETIYRILWQQLSPSKGFKLIEETLI; this is translated from the coding sequence TAACAGATAACGACCATGCACTCCATTGGTGGGTGCGTAATGACCATATCAGGCAACACCTGATGTTTCGCAGGCATAATCCGCAATACCTTTCTTCCGCCACCTTCAATACTTCTAAGTTGATGATCAGTACGGATATCCATGAGGTGGTGGAGTCCAGTGATTGCATCATCATTGCTGTTCCCTCGGCCTATTTGGTGGATACCCTTGGTTCGCTACCCAGGGATTGTTTCAGGGATAAATGGGTGGTGTCTGCTGTAAAAGGCATCCTGCCTGAGCAAAACATTCTCCTTAACGAATACATGGAGCGTGAGTATGGTGTGGAGCTGGGCAATTATTTTACCATCATGGGGCCATGTCATGCAGAGGAAGTGGCCAATGAAAAACTTTCTTACCTGACCTTCTCCGGATTGGATGAGTTAAAGGCAGCGCGCATAGCAGAATGCTTCAATAGTTATTATATCAATACTGTTGTGAATGAAGATGTGATAGGGGTGCAGTATGCTGCGGTCCTTAAGAACATCTATGCATTGGGTGCAGGTATTGCCCATGGACTCGAATATGGGGACAATTTCCAGAGTGTGCTGATCGCCAACTGCGCCGATGAAATGGCTGGCTTCCTGAGGAAGGTTGGCATTAAACATGTGGAGGTGGGTATCCATGATGGGGAAGACCCTGTGACCCATAAGAAGGCGGCCAATTATGCGGCATCGGTGTACATGGGCGACCTCCTGGTGACCTGTTATTCCCTGTTTAGCCGTAACCGCACCTTTGGGAACATGATCGGCAAGGGGTATTCCGTGATGTCCGCCCAGTTGGAAATGAACATGGTTGCCGAAGGTTACAATGCCTCCAAATGCATGTATGTGATCAACCAGGAGGTAAAAGCCGATATGCCCATTGCCGAAACCATCTATCGTATCCTTTGGCAACAGCTCTCCCCTTCAAAAGGATTCAAATTGATCGAGGAAACACTGATTTAA
- a CDS encoding helix-turn-helix domain-containing protein has translation MPGSAIRKFREMRNYSQEYVAKEMGISQNAYSKIENNITQLTVRHVKQISRILEVSMIDLLRDDFEIHRPGELTIESVSRDNLVEMLKRLQLKMQERHPQKHDFYPVMMSLLQAFDNSLNNVH, from the coding sequence ATGCCAGGTTCTGCGATCAGAAAGTTCAGGGAAATGAGGAATTATTCCCAGGAATATGTAGCCAAGGAAATGGGAATCTCACAGAATGCTTACAGTAAGATTGAAAACAATATTACCCAGCTTACAGTGAGGCACGTTAAACAGATATCCAGGATACTGGAAGTGTCCATGATCGACCTGTTGAGGGACGATTTTGAGATCCACAGGCCGGGAGAACTTACGATTGAAAGTGTATCAAGGGATAACCTGGTGGAAATGCTGAAGCGTCTCCAATTGAAAATGCAGGAGCGCCATCCGCAGAAGCACGATTTTTATCCCGTTATGATGAGCCTGTTGCAGGCCTTCGATAATTCATTGAACAATGTACATTAA
- the hemW gene encoding radical SAM family heme chaperone HemW yields the protein MAGIYIHIPFCRKACHYCNFHFSTLLQNKNAVVQALLKEIEWQKEQLPGQSIHTVYFGGGTPSLLEARELDSILNTLHRHYAIAPDTEFTLEANPDDIDAEHLHNWSVMGINRLSLGVQSFRDQDLQWMNRAHNAGQALRSVELALSSGFSNLTIDLIYGTPGLSDEAWEANVNRAFELGVPHLSCYALTVEPRTALEQMIRKEQMADTDPEQQARQFLQLMDWTAAAGYEHYEISNFARPGWRSRHNSSYWQGIPYLGFGPGAHSFDGKRRRWNVANNALYVRSIEQGTIPFEEEELTPVNRFNEYVMTALRTLEGIDLEKLSRDFGEEALAHTLHEIKKHEDKGLIVSTERSIRLTREGKLYADGIAADLFRE from the coding sequence GTGGCCGGCATTTATATTCATATCCCTTTCTGCAGGAAAGCATGTCATTACTGCAATTTCCATTTTTCCACCTTATTGCAAAACAAAAACGCAGTAGTGCAGGCTTTATTGAAGGAAATAGAATGGCAAAAGGAACAACTGCCGGGACAATCCATCCATACGGTCTATTTTGGGGGCGGAACCCCTTCCCTATTGGAAGCCCGTGAACTCGACAGCATCCTGAACACCCTGCACCGGCACTATGCCATTGCACCCGACACTGAATTCACGCTGGAAGCCAATCCCGATGATATTGACGCAGAACATTTGCACAACTGGTCTGTCATGGGCATCAACAGGCTGAGCCTGGGGGTGCAGTCCTTCCGCGACCAGGACCTGCAATGGATGAACCGCGCCCACAACGCGGGACAGGCACTCAGGTCTGTAGAGCTTGCCCTGTCATCGGGCTTCAGCAACCTGACCATTGACCTTATCTATGGCACTCCCGGCCTGAGCGACGAAGCGTGGGAAGCCAATGTCAACAGGGCATTTGAGCTAGGGGTGCCGCACCTTTCCTGTTATGCCCTGACGGTAGAGCCCAGGACCGCATTGGAACAAATGATCCGTAAGGAACAAATGGCCGATACCGACCCGGAACAACAGGCAAGGCAATTCCTCCAACTGATGGATTGGACAGCAGCGGCGGGTTATGAACATTATGAGATCTCCAATTTCGCCAGGCCGGGCTGGCGGAGCCGCCACAACAGCTCCTATTGGCAGGGGATCCCCTACCTGGGCTTTGGCCCGGGAGCCCATTCCTTTGATGGTAAAAGAAGGCGATGGAATGTTGCCAATAATGCACTCTATGTGCGTTCAATTGAACAGGGAACCATCCCCTTTGAAGAAGAGGAACTCACCCCGGTGAACCGGTTCAATGAATATGTGATGACCGCACTCAGGACGCTGGAAGGCATTGACCTGGAAAAACTCAGTAGGGATTTTGGGGAAGAAGCCCTTGCGCATACGCTCCATGAAATAAAGAAACACGAGGATAAGGGCCTTATCGTATCAACTGAAAGATCAATACGCCTTACAAGGGAAGGTAAGTTATACGCAGACGGGATTGCAGCAGACCTTTTCAGGGAATAA
- a CDS encoding ShlB/FhaC/HecB family hemolysin secretion/activation protein, translated as MAGLLLLLLPAVLMAQHQLVIRGKDMDSVAIRKLGLTNEFISQEECTRYIQGIPGLLARKGYAAASVDTVYTLENQTMIDLYVGQRYEWGKLRIHGLDDRMLQQAGLSVPVRSSSSFTIGSVEQLQQRLLDFLANRGYPFAVVTLDSVELDGNKLSGVLVIEKGLPYLIDSFHVEGNVKINDNFLHRYLDLPHGSPFQRDKLDAIRTRLRELPYLEEAKPWDLKFGGNGAVVNLYLQQKKASQVNVLVGFLPSNDQLQGNKMLVTGEANLNLRNTLGNGETIGVNWQQIQVQSPRLNLLYQQPYLFGSAFGVNAQFDLFKKDSSFLNLNLLLGAQYAVSARKTGKVFFQQLSTNLITVDTAAIKASKQLPQDIDVTILNLGVDYEQVTTDYRRNPRRGWELQGSVVAGTRKIRENNAILEIKDPSFDPRSLYDSIDLSTYQFRIRAILARFLKLGRQSTIKLGANGGWIQSPDLFRNELFQIGGYKLLRGFDEESIFASRYLVTTLEYRYLVGMNSYFFGFADAGWTTNKSSMGNYNNRFFGTGIGLAFETNAGFFNLSLGVGKRDDAPMNFRQAKIHLGYVNYF; from the coding sequence TTGGCCGGATTACTATTGTTACTGCTGCCAGCGGTGCTAATGGCCCAGCACCAATTGGTCATCAGGGGAAAGGATATGGACTCGGTGGCCATCAGGAAACTTGGGCTGACCAATGAATTCATCAGCCAGGAAGAATGCACCCGATACATTCAGGGAATTCCCGGGCTACTGGCCAGGAAGGGTTATGCGGCAGCATCGGTGGACACTGTCTATACCCTGGAGAACCAGACAATGATAGATCTTTATGTCGGCCAGCGTTATGAATGGGGAAAGCTCAGGATTCATGGGTTGGATGACCGGATGCTGCAACAGGCGGGCCTTTCGGTGCCGGTTCGGTCCTCCTCATCCTTTACCATCGGTTCGGTAGAACAGTTACAGCAGCGCTTGCTTGATTTCCTTGCCAACAGGGGATATCCTTTTGCCGTGGTAACCTTGGATAGCGTAGAACTGGATGGGAATAAACTGAGTGGTGTGCTGGTAATAGAGAAAGGGCTGCCCTACCTGATCGACAGCTTTCATGTGGAAGGTAATGTAAAGATCAATGATAATTTCCTTCACCGCTACCTTGACCTGCCCCACGGAAGCCCGTTCCAGCGCGATAAACTCGATGCCATCAGGACCCGGTTAAGGGAATTGCCCTACCTGGAGGAAGCGAAGCCCTGGGACCTGAAATTTGGCGGCAATGGCGCAGTGGTGAATCTCTACCTCCAGCAGAAAAAAGCCAGCCAGGTCAATGTGCTGGTGGGCTTCCTGCCTTCCAATGACCAGTTACAAGGCAACAAGATGCTGGTGACAGGTGAGGCCAACCTGAACCTCAGGAATACCCTGGGCAATGGCGAGACCATTGGGGTGAACTGGCAACAGATCCAGGTGCAGTCGCCCCGGCTGAACCTATTGTACCAGCAGCCCTACCTTTTTGGCAGTGCATTTGGCGTGAATGCGCAGTTCGACCTTTTTAAAAAGGATAGCTCCTTCCTTAACCTTAACCTCCTGCTGGGGGCGCAGTACGCTGTTTCGGCCAGGAAGACAGGGAAGGTCTTTTTCCAGCAATTGTCTACCAACCTCATTACGGTAGATACAGCCGCCATCAAGGCCAGTAAGCAATTGCCACAGGATATTGATGTGACCATCCTTAACCTGGGTGTCGATTACGAGCAGGTGACCACGGACTACCGGCGTAACCCAAGGCGGGGTTGGGAGCTGCAGGGTTCAGTGGTGGCGGGCACGAGGAAGATCAGGGAGAACAATGCAATCCTCGAGATCAAGGACCCTTCATTCGATCCGCGCTCCCTTTATGACTCGATCGACCTGAGCACCTACCAGTTCCGCATCAGGGCCATTCTTGCCAGGTTCCTGAAATTGGGCCGGCAGTCAACGATAAAATTGGGTGCCAATGGCGGATGGATCCAGAGCCCGGACCTTTTCAGGAACGAATTGTTCCAGATCGGTGGCTATAAGCTCCTGAGGGGATTTGACGAAGAAAGCATATTTGCTTCCCGTTACCTGGTCACCACCCTTGAATACCGCTACCTGGTGGGGATGAACTCTTATTTCTTTGGCTTTGCCGATGCGGGATGGACCACCAATAAAAGCAGTATGGGCAACTATAATAACCGGTTCTTTGGCACGGGCATAGGCCTTGCGTTCGAGACCAATGCGGGCTTTTTCAATCTTTCGCTGGGTGTCGGCAAGCGCGATGATGCGCCCATGAATTTCCGCCAGGCCAAGATCCACCTGGGCTATGTCAATTATTTCTGA
- a CDS encoding DUF4271 domain-containing protein: MKKYFTLLLTLCCTAFLALHAQVTDTLKRSDSLNVPRLDTARVVAATADSLSVTARDTAAAPMAAIAKTRIDYRGSTYEKVLGQNPYFNFDGKPVIRTMVEKRVNDKDSLFYLLAGLLLLLALVKALFGKYFSNLFAVFFRASLKQKQMREQLLQNPLPSLLLNICFIATGGLLAALVIHAEWDSANVPGFWWLYLYCLAGLSLVYLGKFFVLKMLGWTLRISATTDTYIFIVFLCNKVLAIFLLPLLMVAVFSSQNLSTVAMTISYALVAGIFAYRYISSYGYIRREFRTSRFHFFLYLCAFEVAPLLLIYKVLLKFV, translated from the coding sequence ATGAAGAAATATTTTACCCTTTTACTGACCCTTTGCTGTACCGCCTTCCTTGCCCTGCATGCGCAGGTAACGGATACCCTTAAGCGAAGTGATTCCCTGAATGTACCCCGTTTAGATACGGCGCGTGTTGTTGCCGCAACTGCTGATTCCCTTTCAGTAACAGCACGTGATACTGCCGCTGCCCCCATGGCGGCAATTGCCAAAACCCGGATCGACTATCGGGGTAGCACATACGAAAAAGTGCTTGGCCAGAATCCCTATTTTAATTTTGACGGGAAGCCGGTGATCAGGACCATGGTGGAAAAACGGGTTAATGATAAGGATTCCCTGTTTTACCTCCTTGCAGGGCTATTGTTGCTGCTGGCCCTGGTGAAGGCCTTGTTCGGGAAGTATTTCAGCAATCTCTTCGCCGTATTTTTCAGGGCTTCGCTCAAGCAGAAGCAAATGCGCGAACAATTATTGCAGAACCCGCTGCCTTCCCTTTTACTGAATATATGTTTCATTGCTACAGGCGGGCTGTTGGCGGCACTGGTGATCCATGCCGAATGGGATTCCGCAAATGTACCCGGCTTCTGGTGGTTATACCTGTATTGCCTGGCAGGGCTTTCCCTTGTATACCTGGGTAAGTTCTTTGTGTTGAAGATGCTGGGCTGGACACTCCGGATCAGCGCCACCACGGATACCTATATTTTCATTGTATTCCTGTGCAATAAAGTACTGGCGATCTTCCTCCTTCCCCTGCTGATGGTGGCAGTCTTTTCCAGCCAGAACCTCTCCACGGTAGCCATGACCATCAGCTATGCCCTGGTGGCAGGAATATTCGCTTACCGGTACATCAGTTCCTATGGTTATATAAGAAGGGAGTTCAGGACTAGCCGTTTCCACTTTTTTTTATACCTTTGTGCCTTCGAGGTAGCACCATTACTATTGATTTATAAGGTGTTATTGAAATTTGTGTAG
- a CDS encoding uroporphyrinogen-III synthase — protein MLKNEAKKGASVAPIKKILITQPRPESDKSPYFELARKYGVALDFHPFIKLEGIPCKDFRKQKIDIAQYTAVIFTSRNAIDHFFRICEEMKISVSQDTKYFCITEAVALYLQKFILYRKRKVFYGADGTNKSMFDVINKHKENERFLYPCSENQQDNEIVNWLKSHKCEFATPFMYRTISNDIKQVMGGHEYDIICFFTPSGVKSLFDNFPTYQQNGTRIGAFGNNTSKAVEEAGLKLDIKAPLPQAPSMVAALEQFLQAETKKK, from the coding sequence ATGCTAAAGAACGAGGCGAAGAAAGGGGCTTCAGTAGCGCCCATTAAAAAGATCCTTATCACCCAGCCAAGGCCTGAAAGCGACAAGTCACCCTATTTCGAACTCGCAAGGAAATATGGCGTAGCACTTGATTTTCATCCCTTTATCAAGCTGGAGGGTATTCCCTGTAAAGATTTCAGGAAACAGAAGATCGATATTGCCCAGTATACAGCTGTGATCTTTACCAGCAGGAACGCGATCGATCATTTTTTCAGGATCTGTGAGGAGATGAAGATCAGCGTATCCCAGGACACAAAATACTTCTGCATCACCGAGGCGGTGGCCCTTTACCTCCAGAAGTTCATCCTCTACCGCAAGCGCAAGGTGTTCTATGGGGCAGACGGCACCAACAAGAGCATGTTCGATGTGATCAATAAGCACAAGGAGAACGAACGCTTCCTCTATCCCTGCTCTGAGAACCAGCAGGATAATGAGATTGTAAACTGGCTCAAGTCGCATAAGTGTGAGTTCGCTACTCCCTTTATGTACCGGACAATCAGCAATGATATCAAACAAGTGATGGGTGGTCACGAGTATGATATCATTTGTTTTTTCACCCCCAGTGGTGTAAAGAGCCTCTTCGATAATTTCCCCACCTACCAGCAGAATGGCACCAGGATCGGGGCATTCGGCAACAACACCTCTAAAGCTGTTGAGGAAGCAGGGTTGAAGCTGGATATCAAGGCACCGCTCCCCCAGGCACCTTCCATGGTAGCAGCCCTGGAGCAGTTCCTGCAGGCGGAGACCAAGAAAAAATAA
- a CDS encoding thioredoxin domain-containing protein → MKEKNHLANETSPYLLQHVHNPVDWYPWGAEALDRAKTEDKPILVSIGYAACHWCHVMERESFEDEDVAAYMNEHFINIKIDREERPDLDHIYMDALTAMTGSGGWPLNVFLTPDRKPFYGGTYFPPSSAYNRPSWTDVLAGVANAYKNKREEILAQAENLTQHLVQSNSFGIDTAQPVDDWMDAVQVINQNLLKSADKERGGFGHAPKFPQTFSIAYLLRYYHFYGDNDSLQQALLSLDKMIKGGIYDQVGGGLARYSTDTEWLVPHFEKMLYDQALFLSVVADAWQITRKPLYKETIGQTMQFLSREMLSPGGGFYSALDADSEGVEGKFYVWDEAEFREVAGADADLATAWFGVTGEGNWEETNILTRPWQEEELARQFGLEREELQERIGTVRQALLEARSKRVRPGLDDKLILGWNALLNQACSKVYAATGDPLYLEMARKNMAWMLATFRKEGVWYHVAKEGDAGKGKEIPADSVKYPAFLDDLAYLVQALIYMQEVTGETIYLDEAVQLTKLIIESFGEEGNLMFYYTNRLQSDVVVRKREVYDGAQPSGNAVMVFNLNYLGIAIDKPDWRERADKMLASFGKAATRYPGSFGVWAGEILRANRGCEEIVVVGPAAAALRNEILANFIPHRILQSATHENQAYPLLRNKPSDPETLIYLCKDYSCQQPVNSVDLLLGQLKKASEE, encoded by the coding sequence ATGAAAGAGAAGAACCACCTGGCCAATGAAACCAGCCCCTACCTGCTGCAGCATGTACACAATCCTGTTGATTGGTACCCCTGGGGGGCGGAGGCCCTTGACCGCGCAAAGACTGAGGACAAGCCCATACTGGTCAGTATCGGGTATGCCGCCTGCCATTGGTGCCATGTGATGGAAAGGGAAAGTTTTGAGGATGAGGATGTGGCAGCCTACATGAATGAGCATTTTATCAACATCAAGATCGACCGGGAAGAAAGGCCGGACCTGGACCATATTTATATGGACGCCCTGACGGCCATGACCGGAAGCGGGGGCTGGCCATTGAACGTTTTCCTGACCCCTGACCGAAAGCCTTTTTATGGGGGAACCTATTTCCCGCCTTCTTCAGCCTATAACCGGCCGTCCTGGACGGATGTACTGGCGGGAGTGGCCAATGCCTATAAGAACAAGCGGGAAGAGATCCTGGCCCAGGCTGAGAACCTGACCCAGCACCTGGTGCAGTCCAATTCCTTTGGGATCGATACTGCCCAGCCTGTGGATGATTGGATGGATGCGGTACAGGTCATCAACCAGAACCTGTTGAAATCGGCTGATAAAGAGCGGGGTGGATTCGGGCATGCACCAAAATTCCCCCAGACCTTTTCCATCGCCTACCTGCTGCGATACTATCATTTTTATGGGGACAACGACTCCCTGCAACAGGCCTTGCTGAGTTTGGACAAGATGATCAAGGGAGGCATCTATGACCAGGTGGGTGGAGGTCTGGCCCGTTATTCGACGGATACGGAATGGTTGGTTCCCCATTTTGAAAAGATGCTGTATGACCAGGCCCTTTTCCTTTCCGTGGTAGCCGATGCCTGGCAGATCACCCGCAAACCTTTATACAAGGAAACCATCGGGCAAACCATGCAGTTCCTGTCCAGGGAAATGCTGTCGCCCGGTGGCGGTTTCTATTCCGCCCTGGATGCGGATTCCGAAGGGGTAGAGGGTAAGTTCTATGTTTGGGATGAAGCGGAATTCAGGGAGGTGGCCGGTGCTGATGCGGACCTGGCCACTGCCTGGTTTGGGGTAACAGGGGAAGGCAATTGGGAAGAGACCAATATCCTGACCCGTCCCTGGCAGGAGGAAGAGCTGGCGCGGCAGTTTGGGCTGGAAAGGGAAGAACTGCAGGAGCGGATCGGTACAGTAAGGCAGGCGCTGCTGGAGGCCAGGTCAAAAAGGGTCCGCCCGGGTCTGGATGACAAGCTGATCCTGGGCTGGAATGCCCTCCTCAACCAGGCCTGTTCCAAAGTGTATGCGGCTACCGGTGACCCACTTTACTTGGAAATGGCCAGGAAAAACATGGCCTGGATGCTGGCCACCTTCCGGAAGGAGGGGGTATGGTACCATGTTGCGAAGGAAGGGGATGCCGGAAAAGGAAAGGAAATCCCGGCTGATTCCGTTAAATATCCGGCCTTCCTGGATGATTTGGCATATCTGGTACAGGCTTTGATTTATATGCAGGAAGTGACCGGGGAGACCATTTACCTGGATGAGGCCGTCCAACTCACCAAATTGATCATTGAGTCGTTTGGGGAGGAAGGGAACCTGATGTTCTATTATACGAACAGGCTCCAATCAGATGTGGTGGTTAGGAAAAGGGAAGTATATGATGGTGCCCAGCCTTCAGGCAATGCTGTTATGGTGTTTAACCTCAATTACCTGGGGATAGCCATAGACAAGCCGGATTGGAGGGAACGCGCCGATAAGATGCTGGCATCCTTTGGAAAGGCCGCTACCCGTTACCCGGGTTCATTCGGGGTTTGGGCAGGGGAGATCCTGAGGGCCAACCGGGGATGTGAAGAAATTGTAGTGGTTGGGCCGGCAGCGGCTGCGCTTCGGAATGAAATTTTGGCTAATTTTATCCCGCATCGAATCCTCCAATCGGCTACCCACGAAAATCAAGCTTACCCGCTTTTGCGCAACAAGCCCTCCGATCCTGAAACCTTAATCTATTTATGTAAAGATTACAGCTGCCAGCAGCCGGTCAATTCGGTTGACTTGCTTTTGGGGCAGTTAAAGAAGGCTTCTGAAGAATAA
- a CDS encoding SUMF1/EgtB/PvdO family nonheme iron enzyme → MKNLSTLLTLAAMSMLASCGKFGKSSKGGGIPNDGQLHGVTPGSKYTMPKPPGMVYVPPGTFHMGPSDEDVNNAYTARNKQISINGFWMDATEITNNEYRQFIQWVRDSTAAKLMGYVKNVDGVDYVDWAKAKTIKWGDKATIEKIDQLILSPENRIFGKKEIDASKLVFHSETFDTKEASRRENQGKPRSQFIIKKDVRVYPDTLVWIRDFSYSYNEPMTKRYFSHPAFGNYPVVGVNWNQATAFCEWRTHYLNSYLESKKRAQESDFRLPTEAEWEYAARGGRSQSMFPWGNYYLRNKKGCLLANFKPGRGNYPEDGGFYTVRADAYWPNDFGLYNMAGNVAEWTSSLYYEGGYNFQHDMNPDIRYNAKDSDPPRMKRKVIRGGSWKDVGYFLQTGTRSYEYQDTSKSYIGFRTVIDLPPMQGKGKK, encoded by the coding sequence ATGAAAAACCTGTCCACATTGCTGACACTTGCGGCCATGTCCATGCTGGCAAGTTGCGGAAAGTTCGGCAAGTCCTCCAAAGGTGGAGGAATTCCCAACGACGGCCAGTTGCACGGAGTCACTCCGGGCTCTAAGTACACCATGCCCAAACCTCCCGGAATGGTATATGTGCCACCAGGAACCTTCCACATGGGTCCCAGTGACGAAGATGTGAACAATGCCTACACTGCTCGCAACAAACAGATCTCTATCAACGGGTTCTGGATGGACGCTACAGAAATCACCAACAACGAATACCGTCAATTCATCCAATGGGTGCGTGACTCTACAGCTGCCAAGCTGATGGGTTATGTAAAGAATGTGGATGGTGTTGATTATGTTGATTGGGCAAAAGCCAAGACCATCAAGTGGGGTGATAAGGCCACCATTGAAAAGATCGATCAGCTGATCCTCTCTCCTGAGAACAGGATCTTCGGTAAGAAAGAGATCGATGCTTCCAAGCTGGTTTTTCATTCTGAAACTTTCGATACCAAAGAAGCTTCCCGCCGTGAGAACCAGGGTAAGCCCCGTTCCCAATTCATTATCAAGAAGGATGTTCGCGTTTATCCTGACACACTGGTGTGGATCCGTGACTTCTCCTACTCTTATAATGAGCCAATGACCAAGCGTTACTTCTCTCACCCTGCTTTCGGAAATTATCCTGTAGTAGGTGTGAACTGGAACCAGGCCACAGCATTCTGCGAATGGAGGACACATTACCTGAATTCTTACCTGGAATCCAAGAAGCGCGCACAGGAATCTGACTTCCGCCTGCCAACTGAAGCGGAGTGGGAATATGCTGCTCGCGGTGGCCGCTCCCAGTCTATGTTCCCCTGGGGTAACTATTACCTGAGGAACAAGAAGGGTTGCCTGCTGGCCAACTTCAAGCCCGGCCGCGGTAACTATCCCGAAGATGGTGGTTTCTACACCGTACGCGCCGATGCCTACTGGCCAAACGATTTCGGTCTGTATAACATGGCCGGTAACGTAGCAGAGTGGACTTCATCCCTGTATTACGAAGGTGGTTACAATTTCCAGCACGATATGAACCCCGATATCCGCTACAATGCCAAGGATTCAGATCCTCCCCGCATGAAGCGTAAGGTGATCCGCGGTGGTAGCTGGAAAGATGTGGGTTACTTCCTGCAGACCGGTACCCGCTCTTATGAGTACCAGGATACTTCGAAGTCTTACATCGGTTTCCGTACAGTTATCGATCTGCCTCCGATGCAGGGAAAGGGCAAAAAATAA
- the gldL gene encoding gliding motility protein GldL — protein sequence MAGTSKSTERLVNIIVCVGAAVVIFGAWAKILHKPFADWMLTIGLLTEAAIFLVYAFLPPPGQEMAALAEALPKMAGTSGNPALQNLDKMMQEADITPTNLKKLSEGFQKLGSTVNQMKDVSDVVAATNDYAAKTKEAAGALGVMKDAYAKSAATMQSFNDASESTKQFHSQVQVLTKNLSSLNTIYELELQDTNNHLKAMNNFYSNLAQASQAMQGSVEDAKKAQDQIGLLAKNLSNLNQIYGNMLSAMQGRA from the coding sequence ATGGCTGGTACATCTAAATCTACTGAAAGACTGGTAAATATTATCGTTTGCGTGGGTGCTGCAGTTGTAATCTTCGGCGCCTGGGCTAAGATCCTTCACAAACCCTTTGCTGACTGGATGCTGACCATCGGTCTGTTGACCGAAGCTGCGATCTTCCTGGTGTATGCATTCCTGCCACCTCCCGGTCAGGAAATGGCTGCCCTTGCTGAAGCTTTACCTAAAATGGCTGGTACATCCGGTAACCCTGCCCTGCAGAACCTCGACAAGATGATGCAGGAAGCAGATATCACTCCTACCAACCTGAAGAAACTGAGCGAAGGTTTCCAGAAGCTTGGTTCTACTGTTAACCAAATGAAAGATGTTTCCGATGTTGTTGCCGCTACTAACGACTACGCTGCAAAGACCAAGGAAGCTGCTGGTGCCCTGGGCGTTATGAAAGATGCTTACGCCAAGAGTGCTGCTACCATGCAATCTTTCAACGATGCTTCTGAATCTACCAAGCAATTCCATAGCCAGGTTCAGGTACTGACCAAGAACCTGTCTTCCCTGAATACCATTTATGAGCTGGAACTGCAGGATACAAACAATCATTTGAAAGCCATGAACAACTTCTACAGCAACCTGGCGCAGGCTTCACAAGCTATGCAGGGTAGTGTGGAAGATGCCAAGAAGGCACAAGATCAGATCGGTCTGCTGGCCAAGAACCTCAGCAACCTGAACCAGATCTATGGCAACATGCTGAGCGCTATGCAAGGCCGCGCCTAA